In one Candidatus Absconditicoccus praedator genomic region, the following are encoded:
- the atpD gene encoding F0F1 ATP synthase subunit beta produces MEGKIVSVRGVVLEMQFEDKVPAVYEAVKVENKNNHGEDVVVEVMQQLEDGVVRGITMSSADGLKRGDKVIATGSPIKTPVGPEVLGHIFNVLGENIDGEKKVEGTDNWPIHRKAPEFTSLSTKAEVLETGIKVVDLLAPVLKGGKVGLFGGAGVGKTVIMQELIHNIAKEHSGVSVVCGVGERTREGNDLYEEMKESGVLSNTAMVYGQMNEPPGPRARVALTGLTMAEYFRDKESRDVLVFIDNIFRFSQAGSELSALMGRIPSAVGYQPTLSTEMGALQERITSTNKGSITSIQAVYVPADDLTDPAPANTFTHLDSTIVLNRAIAEKGIYPAVDPLDSTSTVLDPEVVGEKHYDVARNVQKTLQRYKELQDIIAILGMEELSHEDKQTVNRARKIERFFSQPFFVAEQFTGMSGVYVKLEDTVNDFEKIVNGECDHIPESFFMYKANLKAVFDAYEESTQKEETAA; encoded by the coding sequence ATGGAATGAAAAATAGTATCGGTAAGGTGAGTAGTTTTGGAAATGCAGTTTGAAGATAAAGTGCCGGCAGTATATGAAGCTGTGAAAGTTGAAAATAAAAATAATCATGGAGAAGATGTAGTTGTAGAAGTAATGCAGCAATTGGAAGATTGAGTGGTTAGGTGAATCACAATGAGTTCAGCAGATTGACTAAAAAGATGAGATAAGGTTATTGCAACTGGATCTCCTATTAAAACACCTGTATGACCTGAAGTTTTGTGACACATATTTAATGTTTTGTGAGAAAATATTGACTGAGAAAAGAAGGTGGAATGAACTGATAATTGGCCAATCCATAGGAAGGCTCCTGAGTTTACAAGCTTGTCTACAAAGGCTGAGGTTCTTGAAACAGGTATTAAAGTAGTAGACTTGTTGGCTCCTGTTCTGAAGTGATGAAAAGTAGGTTTATTTGGTTGAGCATGAGTGGGTAAAACTGTTATAATGCAGGAACTTATTCATAATATTGCAAAAGAACATAGTTGAGTGTCAGTAGTTTGTTGAGTTTGAGAAAGAACAAGAGAGTGAAATGATTTGTATGAAGAGATGAAAGAAAGTGGAGTTTTAAGTAATACTGCTATGGTTTATGGTCAAATGAATGAGCCACCAGGACCAAGAGCAAGAGTTGCTTTGACAGGGTTGACTATGGCTGAGTACTTCAGAGATAAAGAATCTAGAGATGTTTTGGTTTTTATAGATAATATCTTTAGATTTTCTCAGGCAGGTAGTGAGCTTTCTGCTTTGATGGGTAGAATTCCTTCTGCGGTTGGTTATCAGCCTACTTTGTCTACAGAAATGGGTGCTTTACAAGAAAGAATTACTTCTACAAATAAGTGATCAATAACTTCTATACAGGCAGTGTATGTGCCTGCAGATGACCTTACAGATCCAGCTCCTGCAAATACATTTACTCACTTGGATAGTACAATTGTATTGAATAGGGCTATTGCAGAAAAAGGTATTTATCCTGCTGTAGATCCATTAGATAGTACATCTACAGTTCTTGATCCAGAAGTTGTATGAGAAAAACATTATGATGTTGCAAGAAATGTTCAAAAAACTTTGCAAAGATATAAAGAATTGCAGGATATTATAGCTATACTTGGTATGGAAGAGCTTTCTCATGAAGATAAACAAACAGTAAATAGAGCAAGAAAAATAGAAAGATTTTTCTCTCAGCCTTTCTTTGTGGCAGAGCAATTTACTGGTATGTCTTGAGTGTATGTAAAGCTAGAAGATACAGTTAACGATTTTGAAAAGATAGTAAACTGAGAGTGTGACCATATACCAGAATCTTTCTTTATGTATAAGGCTAACCTGAAAGCTGTTTTTGATGCATATGAAGAATCAACTCAGAAAGAAGAAACTGCTGCATAG
- the mltG gene encoding endolytic transglycosylase MltG yields the protein MKKILLAVVILFFVSVYYLFARDVSLERDVVITDNYYFSNFLNDLGKKDSLSFYIYFLLSGKEQPQPKDGFYSFDGVYSKSEVIKKFEEGPQTKEVNITILEGRGMYDIDYYLSVLGFIESGSFVDYVTDQSVIKSYEEYYTFLQNLGEDKIKSFEGFLYPDTYTIDISSGDIIRQVVINQLNNFELGIWEDRKNEFLYFSERLNNLGYNLELSVYEIITLASIIEKEENYNPNKNKIAGIFLNRLASNCQNIFRLDADISLCYGLGESYRTCTVDQIVSHLNDSSNPYNTRQNRGLTPTPIASPSSATLNAVLDFEETNDCYYLHDNSGALHTSQTLQEHNYLRSQYLN from the coding sequence ATGAAAAAAATACTTTTAGCAGTAGTAATTTTATTCTTTGTTAGTGTTTATTATCTTTTTGCAAGAGATGTTTCTCTTGAAAGAGATGTTGTAATAACAGATAATTATTATTTTTCTAACTTTTTAAATGATTTAGGAAAAAAAGATAGTTTATCTTTTTATATTTATTTTTTATTGTCCTGAAAAGAACAACCACAACCTAAAGATGGATTCTACTCTTTTGATGGAGTGTATTCAAAATCAGAAGTAATAAAAAAATTTGAAGAGTGACCACAAACAAAAGAAGTAAATATAACTATTTTAGAGTGACGGTGAATGTATGATATAGACTATTATTTGTCTGTGTTGTGATTTATAGAATCTTGAAGTTTTGTAGATTATGTAACAGATCAAAGTGTAATAAAAAGCTATGAAGAATATTATACATTTCTTCAAAATTTGTGAGAAGATAAAATTAAGTCTTTTGAATGATTTTTGTATCCGGATACATATACTATAGATATTTCTTCTTGAGATATCATAAGGCAGGTTGTGATCAATCAGTTAAATAATTTTGAGCTTGGTATATGGGAAGATAGAAAAAATGAGTTTCTATACTTTTCAGAAAGATTAAATAATCTTTGATATAATTTAGAATTGTCAGTTTATGAGATTATAACTTTAGCGTCTATCATAGAAAAAGAAGAAAATTATAATCCAAATAAAAATAAAATAGCCTGAATCTTTTTAAATAGGCTTGCTTCAAACTGCCAAAATATATTTAGATTGGATGCGGATATTTCTCTTTGTTATGGTTTAGGTGAGTCATACAGAACTTGCACAGTAGATCAGATAGTAAGTCATCTAAACGATTCATCAAATCCTTATAATACAAGACAAAATCGTTGATTAACTCCAACACCTATAGCTAGTCCTTCTTCTGCAACATTAAATGCAGTTTTGGATTTTGAAGAAACAAATGATTGTTACTATTTGCATGATAATTCTTGAGCTCTTCATACCTCCCAAACTTTACAAGAACACAATTATTTAAGAAGTCAATATTTAAATTAA
- a CDS encoding GatB/YqeY domain-containing protein, with amino-acid sequence MKSSIKEGYKKAMKEKDVSKKELYNYLLSQIAYKEKELGRELKDEEYVKIIQKEIKQKKEEIGFLKNEEDINQESAKLDLLESFLPEMIGEENLKNIVQNTIEKLGIQDVAKQKGQIIKNIFEHYDKTQIDGALLNKIIDEFK; translated from the coding sequence ATGAAAAGTAGTATAAAAGAATGATATAAAAAAGCTATGAAAGAAAAAGATGTGTCTAAAAAAGAGTTGTATAATTATTTATTGTCTCAAATAGCTTATAAAGAAAAAGAGCTTTGAAGAGAACTCAAAGATGAAGAGTATGTAAAAATTATCCAAAAAGAGATAAAGCAAAAAAAAGAGGAAATAGGCTTTTTAAAAAATGAAGAGGATATAAATCAGGAAAGTGCAAAACTGGATTTGTTAGAAAGTTTTTTGCCCGAGATGATTTGAGAAGAGAATTTGAAAAATATTGTTCAAAATACTATAGAAAAGCTTGGAATTCAAGATGTTGCAAAGCAAAAATGACAAATAATAAAAAATATATTTGAGCATTATGATAAAACACAAATAGACTGAGCTCTTCTCAATAAAATAATAGATGAATTTAAATAA
- a CDS encoding class I SAM-dependent methyltransferase, with translation MHIIKNLLLTNKPQNCLEVGSAIGYSIIFQASIINNRGGKIIGFEISTNSYRQALNNVFRSNLNNILLINYNFTKFPINQIINDIDFIFIDARKAEYLDCLLKIMPYLKEGSLVVFDDVMQFKDKIHNLYSFIKKNQLIYEIISSEKSDGILIIYF, from the coding sequence ATGCATATCATCAAAAACCTACTATTAACAAACAAGCCCCAAAACTGCTTGGAGGTTTGATCAGCTATATGATACAGCATAATTTTTCAAGCATCTATTATTAACAACCGAGGAGGTAAAATTATATGATTTGAGATATCTACCAACTCTTACAGACAAGCTTTAAATAATGTTTTTAGATCAAACCTAAATAATATATTACTTATTAACTATAATTTTACCAAATTCCCTATAAACCAAATTATAAACGATATAGATTTTATTTTTATAGATGCTAGAAAAGCAGAATATTTGGATTGTCTACTGAAAATTATGCCGTACCTTAAGGAATGAAGCTTAGTAGTTTTTGATGACGTAATGCAGTTTAAAGATAAGATACATAATTTATATTCATTTATTAAAAAAAATCAACTAATTTATGAAATAATTTCTTCCGAAAAAAGTGACTGAATTCTTATAATATATTTTTAA
- a CDS encoding ribonuclease J, with product MMQGNSNIKIDFNSKNTSKNYTKNTVRPKTNKLAKSNRKEEPVRIGNLLGLEQVGQCVFIEYKDDIIIVDAGMEFSATETMGADYLIPDISYLKKNKHKIKGIVLTHGHLDHIGALKHILPELDFPKVYTTPLTLGIIKKTFADPKDVPKIKHQIINPESDIIKLGCFSIEFVGVNHNIPETLALAIHTPKGLIFNSADFKIDYTPAIDKPADLGKIARIGLEGVRLYVGDSLGAERKGWALSEKVIGQNLEEIIKTVPSRLIIATFASNVGRIIQIIENAIKYDKVVFLEGRSMLNNVEICQKLGYLDVPRGCVRKLSSDVENMPPERVVILSTGAQGEEFSGLARISRGEHANFRLREQDTVLVSASTIPGNEADVSKMLNDLVVRKINLITNDDLDIHASGHGYQEDHKLMINLIKPEYFLPFYTDARMRYAHKNLAMDMGIPEENILMPVENGAIIEMYDDELVLSDEKLKLDTVMVDGKGIGHLSGEYVMKARKIMSENGVVNLIFKIDSKTRELVGNIQIESRGFVYSSEVKKVHTNIIEFVKKRYNELSKKNSNTKEVLKVIKEELGDYVVKILGRIPMIIPMFVYINRDSSGNVKDDTGKEDSLVGLTLEEQGEEDSKK from the coding sequence ATGATGCAATGAAATTCTAATATAAAAATAGATTTTAATTCTAAAAATACAAGCAAAAATTATACAAAGAATACAGTTAGACCAAAAACAAATAAGTTAGCAAAAAGTAATAGAAAAGAAGAACCTGTAAGAATATGAAATTTGTTGTGATTGGAACAGGTGTGACAGTGCGTGTTTATAGAATATAAGGATGATATAATAATAGTAGATGCAGGTATGGAGTTTTCTGCAACTGAAACTATGTGAGCTGATTACCTTATTCCAGATATTTCATACTTGAAGAAAAATAAACATAAAATAAAATGAATTGTTTTGACTCACTGACATTTAGATCATATATGAGCGCTGAAGCATATTTTACCTGAACTTGATTTTCCTAAAGTTTATACAACACCTTTAACTTTATGAATCATAAAGAAAACATTTGCTGATCCAAAAGATGTTCCAAAAATAAAGCATCAAATAATTAATCCAGAAAGTGACATAATAAAACTATGATGTTTTAGTATTGAATTTGTAGGAGTCAACCATAATATACCAGAAACATTAGCTTTAGCTATACATACTCCAAAGTGACTAATATTTAATTCTGCGGACTTCAAAATAGATTATACTCCAGCGATAGATAAGCCAGCAGATCTTTGAAAAATAGCAAGGATATGATTGGAGTGAGTTAGGCTTTATGTGTGAGATAGTCTGGGTGCAGAGAGAAAATGATGGGCTTTGTCAGAAAAAGTAATATGACAAAATCTAGAAGAAATTATAAAAACTGTTCCATCTAGACTTATAATAGCTACTTTTGCTTCCAATGTTTGAAGAATAATTCAAATAATAGAAAATGCTATAAAGTATGATAAGGTGGTATTTTTGGAATGAAGATCGATGCTTAATAATGTAGAGATATGTCAAAAGCTTTGATATCTTGATGTGCCAAGGTGATGTGTTCGTAAATTAAGTAGTGATGTAGAAAATATGCCTCCAGAAAGAGTGGTAATATTGTCCACATGAGCTCAGTGAGAAGAATTCAGTGGTCTTGCAAGAATATCAAGATGAGAACATGCCAATTTTCGTTTAAGAGAGCAAGATACTGTTTTGGTGTCAGCTTCTACTATACCTTGAAATGAGGCAGATGTATCCAAGATGCTTAACGATCTTGTAGTTAGAAAAATAAATCTTATAACAAATGATGATCTTGATATACATGCAAGTTGACATGGTTATCAAGAAGATCATAAGCTTATGATAAATTTAATTAAACCAGAATATTTTCTGCCATTTTATACAGATGCAAGAATGAGATATGCTCACAAAAATCTTGCAATGGATATGTGAATACCTGAAGAAAATATTTTGATGCCGGTTGAGAATTGAGCGATAATTGAGATGTACGATGACGAGTTGGTGTTGTCAGATGAAAAATTAAAGCTTGATACAGTCATGGTAGATGGTAAATGAATTGGTCATCTTTCTGGAGAGTATGTGATGAAGGCAAGAAAAATTATGTCTGAGAATTGAGTAGTAAATTTAATATTTAAAATAGATTCTAAAACTAGAGAGCTGGTATGAAATATACAAATTGAATCAAGATGATTTGTATATTCTTCTGAAGTTAAAAAAGTGCATACAAATATTATTGAATTTGTTAAGAAAAGATATAATGAGCTTTCTAAGAAAAATTCAAATACAAAGGAGGTTCTTAAGGTGATTAAAGAAGAGTTATGAGATTATGTTGTAAAAATTCTATGAAGAATCCCTATGATAATTCCAATGTTTGTGTATATAAATAGAGATAGCTCCTGAAATGTTAAGGATGACACTTGAAAAGAGGATAGTCTTGTATGACTTACTCTTGAGGAGCAATGAGAAGAGGATTCAAAAAAATAA
- a CDS encoding YidC/Oxa1 family membrane protein insertase, translating into MNPFFLVIVEIIYRPIFNLLLLFLVIFNLNLGVAIIILTLFVRLLLLKPTLAGNKMQKEMTDLQPKLKEIQEKYKNDQQKMAEETMSVFKKHGSGPLKGCLMLLVQIPVFIGLFFVIRNFSETEGKLDMTYLYSFLEFINVRGVDISQVNTVFFGIDLLSSGSIALTIIAPLLLFLQMKLTMLNRPSMPTNMPGAENMPDMTKMMGYMNIALSTMMAFFVYTMPAGIGLYIATTTLFGVIQFSIQYRQLIKAKLMSLKGGSQT; encoded by the coding sequence ATGAATCCTTTTTTTCTTGTAATAGTAGAAATAATATATCGTCCAATATTCAATCTTTTGCTTTTGTTTCTTGTAATATTCAATCTAAATTTGTGAGTTGCAATAATCATACTAACTCTTTTTGTAAGATTATTGTTGCTTAAACCAACCCTTGCATGAAATAAAATGCAAAAAGAAATGACCGACCTTCAGCCAAAATTAAAAGAAATCCAAGAGAAATATAAAAATGATCAACAAAAAATGGCTGAAGAAACAATGAGTGTTTTTAAAAAGCATTGATCAGGTCCTTTGAAAGGTTGTTTGATGTTGTTGGTACAAATTCCTGTGTTTATTGGGTTGTTTTTTGTTATTAGAAACTTTTCGGAAACAGAGTGAAAGCTTGATATGACTTATTTGTATAGTTTTTTAGAATTTATTAATGTAAGAGGAGTTGATATTTCTCAAGTAAATACTGTATTTTTTGGGATAGACCTATTATCATCCTGATCAATAGCTCTAACCATAATCGCTCCTTTGTTGTTGTTTTTGCAAATGAAACTTACTATGCTTAATAGACCTTCAATGCCAACCAACATGCCTTGAGCAGAAAATATGCCTGATATGACAAAAATGATGTGATACATGAATATTGCATTATCAACTATGATGGCATTTTTTGTATACACAATGCCTGCTTGAATTTGATTGTATATTGCCACCACAACATTGTTCTGAGTTATTCAATTTAGTATTCAATATAGACAGCTAATAAAAGCAAAACTAATGTCATTAAAAGGAGGAAGCCAAACATAG